One part of the Streptomyces nigra genome encodes these proteins:
- a CDS encoding polysaccharide deacetylase family protein, with the protein MPCHPVPVFVYHSVCADPPSWIAPFTVRPGDFADQIRLLADAGLTVVPLRSLVSALRGGPPLPPRPAVLTFDDGFADFRSVVAPLLAARGLPATLYVVTDALGAARAGAFPPAAMLTWRDVAELDAAGVEIGGHTRTHPQLDVLPRHRARAEIEDCKARLQDELGHRVDAFAYPHGYSSRSVRDLVREAGWTSATAVRHGFSSTEDEPLRIARLMVRADTGPERFRSWARGAGAPVAPFPERPRTRAWRAYRRLRAGVGRPYPALPRPAAPP; encoded by the coding sequence GTGCCGTGCCACCCCGTCCCCGTCTTCGTGTACCACTCGGTCTGCGCCGACCCGCCCTCCTGGATCGCGCCGTTCACCGTGCGGCCCGGCGACTTCGCCGACCAGATCCGGCTGCTCGCGGACGCCGGGCTGACCGTGGTCCCGCTGCGCAGCCTCGTGTCGGCGTTGCGGGGCGGCCCGCCGCTGCCACCCCGCCCCGCCGTGCTCACCTTCGACGACGGCTTCGCCGACTTCCGCTCCGTCGTGGCGCCGCTGCTCGCCGCGCGCGGACTCCCCGCGACCCTGTACGTCGTCACGGACGCCCTCGGCGCGGCACGTGCGGGCGCGTTCCCGCCCGCCGCCATGCTGACCTGGCGGGACGTCGCCGAACTGGACGCGGCCGGCGTCGAGATCGGTGGGCACACCCGTACGCATCCGCAGCTGGACGTGCTGCCCCGGCACCGTGCCCGGGCCGAGATCGAGGACTGCAAGGCCCGCCTCCAGGACGAACTGGGTCACCGCGTGGACGCGTTCGCCTATCCGCACGGGTACTCCAGCCGCTCGGTCCGTGACCTCGTGCGGGAGGCGGGCTGGACGTCGGCCACCGCCGTCCGGCACGGCTTCAGCTCGACCGAGGACGAACCGTTGCGCATCGCCCGGCTGATGGTGCGCGCCGACACCGGCCCGGAGCGGTTCCGGTCCTGGGCGCGGGGTGCCGGAGCGCCGGTCGCGCCGTTCCCGGAGCGGCCCCGCACCCGGGCGTGGCGTGCCTACCGGCGGCTGCGGGCCGGTGTCGGCCGCCCCTACCCGGCGCTGCCGCGCCCCGCCGCGCCGCCCTGA
- a CDS encoding glycosyltransferase family 2 protein yields the protein MNTAPSLSVVVCAYTLDRWDDLRAAIASLESQRHPPDEIVLVVDHCPALLRRAAERLTAARVVANRERRGLSGARNTGVRTAVSEVVAFLDDDAVAEPAWTERLLSRYADPRVAGVGGLVAPWWQSGRPDWFPPEFDWVVGCSYRGLPEEPSPVRNFIGANMSFRRARLLAAGGFRTDLGRVGTRPLGCEETELCLRITARDPDALLLYDPSAAVRHKVPAGRASWSYYRSRCYAEGLSKAAVARHSVGATALSSERAYLRSTIPRAVRDALRPGRIAPARTVAALSLGVGATAAGYAVGSVRAPLAR from the coding sequence ATGAACACCGCACCGAGCCTCTCCGTCGTCGTGTGCGCGTACACGCTCGACCGCTGGGACGATCTCCGGGCCGCCATCGCCTCGTTGGAGTCCCAGCGGCACCCCCCGGACGAGATCGTGCTGGTCGTCGACCACTGCCCCGCCCTCCTCCGGCGCGCGGCCGAACGGCTGACGGCGGCCCGGGTCGTCGCCAACCGGGAACGCAGAGGGCTGTCCGGGGCACGCAACACCGGGGTGCGGACCGCCGTGTCGGAGGTGGTGGCCTTCCTGGACGACGACGCGGTCGCCGAACCCGCGTGGACGGAACGCCTGCTGAGCAGATACGCCGACCCCCGGGTGGCCGGTGTGGGCGGACTCGTCGCGCCGTGGTGGCAGTCCGGGCGCCCCGACTGGTTCCCGCCCGAGTTCGACTGGGTGGTCGGCTGCTCGTACCGGGGGCTGCCCGAGGAGCCCTCCCCGGTGCGCAACTTCATCGGGGCCAACATGTCCTTCCGCAGGGCGCGGCTGCTCGCCGCCGGCGGCTTCCGCACCGACCTCGGACGGGTGGGCACCCGGCCGCTGGGCTGCGAGGAGACGGAGCTGTGCCTGCGGATCACGGCCCGCGACCCCGACGCGCTACTGCTCTACGACCCCTCGGCGGCCGTCCGCCACAAGGTGCCTGCCGGACGCGCCAGTTGGTCGTACTACCGGTCGCGCTGCTACGCGGAAGGGCTGTCCAAGGCCGCGGTGGCCCGGCACAGCGTGGGTGCCACCGCGCTGTCCAGCGAGCGGGCCTATCTGCGCTCGACCATCCCGCGTGCCGTCCGCGACGCCCTGCGCCCGGGGCGGATCGCGCCCGCCCGGACCGTGGCCGCGCTCTCGCTGGGCGTCGGCGCCACCGCCGCGGGGTACGCCGTGGGGTCCGTGCGGGCACCCCTGGCGAGGTGA
- a CDS encoding lipopolysaccharide biosynthesis protein yields the protein MYASRDVREAERAGAPAGTPATGGRRSVATAVRAGVARVLPSEPLVRNGHLLAIGSLVNAGVGSIFWLFATHWYDDEDIGLSYSALSASLLLANIGQLNLNDFLIRFLPCSGRHTRKLLLASYAVSAAWSALVAVVFVALVPVLAPDLDFLRHPALGACFVAATAAYTIFVLQDGALTALRRPGWVIAENMVFAAAKILLLAGGALLAVRSGILVSWAGALFVSLLVANYLLLRRAVPSHERDNPESARPPRLLSYAAADYAGSLFRMAAYTLVPLLVLNSLGPDQSAWFSLAWIIGYVLFLVVRNMGSSLVVEVVRRPERLVDHGLRVLRHSGTLLAAGVFVIVVGAPWILALFGPGYAEHATTVLRLLALAALPNLLFSVAVDVLRARRRMRLVVGLQVALCVLVLGLSWLLLPVLGVTGAGVAWLLAECLVAAPLLIWRSRWLVPTFGSTS from the coding sequence GTGTACGCCTCACGCGACGTCAGGGAGGCCGAGCGCGCCGGCGCCCCGGCCGGCACCCCCGCGACCGGTGGCCGCCGCTCCGTGGCGACGGCGGTACGGGCCGGGGTGGCACGGGTGCTGCCCAGCGAGCCGTTGGTGCGCAACGGCCATCTCCTGGCGATCGGTTCACTGGTCAACGCCGGAGTCGGCTCCATCTTCTGGCTGTTCGCCACCCACTGGTACGACGACGAGGACATCGGGCTCAGCTACTCGGCGCTCTCCGCCTCCCTGCTGCTGGCCAACATCGGCCAGCTGAACCTGAACGACTTCCTGATCCGCTTCCTGCCGTGCTCGGGCCGGCACACCCGCAAGCTCCTGCTCGCCAGTTACGCCGTGAGCGCCGCATGGAGCGCCCTGGTCGCCGTCGTCTTCGTCGCCCTCGTCCCGGTCCTCGCCCCCGACCTGGACTTCCTGCGCCATCCGGCGCTGGGCGCCTGCTTCGTCGCGGCGACCGCCGCCTACACGATCTTCGTCCTCCAGGACGGCGCCCTCACCGCCCTGCGCCGGCCGGGCTGGGTGATCGCCGAGAACATGGTCTTCGCGGCGGCCAAGATCCTGCTGCTGGCCGGTGGTGCCCTGCTTGCGGTGCGCTCCGGCATCCTGGTGTCGTGGGCGGGCGCCCTGTTCGTGTCGCTGCTGGTCGCCAACTATCTGCTGCTGCGGCGGGCGGTGCCGAGCCACGAACGGGACAACCCCGAGTCGGCGCGCCCGCCACGGCTGCTGAGCTACGCCGCGGCCGACTACGCCGGTTCGCTGTTCCGGATGGCCGCGTACACCCTGGTGCCGCTGCTCGTGCTCAACTCGCTGGGCCCGGACCAGAGCGCCTGGTTCTCGCTCGCCTGGATCATCGGCTACGTGCTGTTCCTGGTGGTGCGCAACATGGGCAGCTCCCTCGTCGTCGAGGTGGTGCGCCGGCCCGAGCGGCTGGTCGACCACGGGCTGCGGGTGCTGCGCCACTCCGGGACGCTGCTGGCCGCCGGGGTCTTCGTCATCGTGGTCGGCGCCCCCTGGATCCTCGCCCTGTTCGGACCGGGCTACGCCGAACACGCCACCACCGTGCTGCGACTGCTGGCCCTGGCCGCGCTGCCCAACCTGCTGTTCAGCGTGGCCGTGGACGTGCTGCGGGCGCGCCGGCGCATGCGTCTCGTCGTCGGCCTCCAGGTCGCGCTGTGCGTCCTGGTCCTCGGGCTGTCCTGGCTGCTGCTGCCGGTGCTCGGCGTGACGGGTGCCGGGGTCGCATGGCTGCTCGCCGAGTGCCTCGTCGCGGCGCCGCTGCTGATCTGGCGGTCCCGCTGGCTGGTGCCCACCTTCGGGAGTACCTCATGA
- a CDS encoding glycosyltransferase produces MSVTRLPLPAPSRHTAAGARRPEAPYTPVDVVDMDLARPHEFRPPGGQGSVRPRAPVLALVRLPGHPLGLVSATGGPDNPTELWLALAEAASRHPHTAAAGSRTGTPSFARPPASVIVATHNRPKMLRQCLDALLRTEYPWFEVIVVDNAPADDATARLVLGAYRHRLRYLREPRPGLAHAHNKGLAAARGHIAAFTDDDTLVDPHWLPALVEGFAHDPATTCVTGLIVPAELRTPAQNALERHGQFAKGYEFRTFSLSRPPDDPLFPFTAGRFGSGTNMAFRVDALRALGGFDPATGVGTPARGGDDLLAFFRVLAAGQTLAYQPDAVVWHRHRRTHDALDRQAFGYGAGLGAYLTAALLHEPRMLPALLRALPGGVLLALTRTHDRMTEDTAWSRRLALLELRGLLYGPFGYLRSRRLNGADAAPD; encoded by the coding sequence ATGAGCGTCACCCGGCTGCCCCTGCCGGCCCCGTCCCGGCACACCGCGGCGGGCGCCCGGCGCCCCGAGGCCCCGTACACCCCGGTCGACGTGGTCGACATGGACCTGGCGCGGCCGCACGAGTTCCGTCCCCCCGGCGGCCAGGGCTCGGTCCGCCCCCGTGCACCGGTCCTGGCGCTGGTGCGGCTGCCGGGCCATCCGCTCGGGCTGGTCAGCGCGACCGGCGGCCCCGACAACCCGACCGAACTGTGGCTCGCCCTGGCCGAGGCCGCGAGCCGGCATCCGCACACCGCAGCGGCCGGGTCCCGGACCGGCACCCCCTCCTTCGCGAGACCGCCCGCCAGCGTCATCGTCGCCACGCACAACCGCCCAAAGATGCTCCGACAGTGCCTCGACGCGCTGCTGCGCACCGAGTACCCGTGGTTCGAAGTGATCGTCGTGGACAACGCCCCGGCCGACGACGCCACCGCGCGGCTCGTCCTCGGCGCGTACCGGCATCGGCTGCGCTACCTCAGGGAGCCGCGGCCCGGTCTGGCCCACGCCCACAACAAGGGCCTCGCGGCGGCCCGCGGCCACATCGCCGCGTTCACCGACGACGACACCCTGGTCGACCCGCACTGGCTGCCCGCCCTCGTGGAGGGCTTCGCGCACGACCCGGCGACGACCTGTGTCACCGGTCTGATCGTCCCGGCCGAGCTGCGCACGCCCGCCCAGAACGCCCTGGAGCGGCACGGGCAGTTCGCGAAGGGGTACGAGTTCCGCACCTTCTCGCTGAGCCGCCCGCCGGACGACCCGCTGTTCCCGTTCACCGCCGGCCGCTTCGGCTCCGGCACCAACATGGCCTTCCGGGTGGACGCGTTGCGTGCCCTCGGCGGCTTCGACCCGGCGACGGGCGTGGGCACCCCGGCCCGCGGCGGGGACGACCTCCTGGCCTTCTTCCGGGTCCTGGCGGCCGGTCAGACCCTCGCCTACCAGCCCGACGCGGTCGTCTGGCACCGCCATCGGCGCACGCACGACGCCCTGGACCGCCAGGCGTTCGGCTACGGCGCCGGGCTCGGGGCCTATCTGACGGCCGCCCTGCTCCACGAGCCCCGTATGCTGCCCGCCCTGCTGCGTGCCCTGCCCGGAGGCGTCCTGCTCGCCCTGACCCGGACGCACGACCGGATGACCGAGGACACCGCCTGGTCCCGGCGGCTCGCCCTGCTGGAGCTGCGCGGACTGCTGTACGGGCCCTTCGGCTATCTGCGCAGCCGCCGGCTCAACGGCGCGGACGCCGCACCGGACTGA
- a CDS encoding glycosyltransferase family 2 protein gives MKTNSSRLDHRTALLTRPDDHPLRRAEDRPPPRATVSLVVPALNEARNIPWVFSQIPDCVDEVILVDGSSVDATLHMAQDCLPTVRSVPQRGPGKGNALRTGFDAATGDHIVMMDADGSMSPGEIPHFLHFLDHGYDFVKGSRFIAGGGSLDITHFRQFGNRVLLAAVNRLYDASLTDLCYGFCAFRRSFLDDLDLHSSGFEIETEMITHALCSGLRIAEVPSLELPRRSGRSNLHAISDGQRVLRTLLAERPAAWKAARAERGAA, from the coding sequence ATGAAGACGAACAGCTCCCGCCTCGACCACCGGACCGCCCTCCTGACGCGGCCGGACGACCACCCACTGCGCCGGGCGGAGGACCGACCGCCCCCGCGCGCAACCGTGAGCCTGGTGGTGCCGGCTTTGAACGAGGCGCGCAACATCCCCTGGGTCTTCTCCCAGATCCCGGACTGTGTGGACGAGGTGATCCTCGTCGACGGCTCCTCGGTCGACGCGACCCTGCACATGGCCCAGGACTGTCTGCCCACGGTGCGCAGCGTCCCGCAGCGGGGCCCCGGCAAGGGCAACGCGCTGCGCACCGGCTTCGACGCCGCGACCGGCGACCACATCGTCATGATGGACGCCGACGGCAGCATGTCCCCCGGCGAGATCCCGCACTTCCTGCACTTCCTGGACCACGGGTACGACTTCGTGAAGGGGTCCCGGTTCATCGCGGGCGGCGGCTCCCTGGACATCACCCACTTCCGGCAGTTCGGCAACCGCGTCCTGCTGGCGGCCGTGAACCGTCTGTACGACGCGTCGCTCACCGACCTCTGCTACGGCTTCTGCGCCTTCCGCCGCAGCTTCCTGGACGACCTCGACCTGCACTCCTCCGGCTTCGAGATCGAGACCGAGATGATCACGCACGCCCTGTGCTCCGGGCTGCGTATCGCGGAGGTCCCGAGCCTCGAACTGCCGCGCCGCAGCGGCCGGTCCAATCTGCACGCCATCTCCGACGGCCAGCGCGTCCTGCGCACGCTGCTCGCCGAGCGGCCGGCGGCCTGGAAGGCGGCGCGGGCGGAGCGGGGCGCGGCATGA
- a CDS encoding GntR family transcriptional regulator: MARTRGAARAGSVSALDPLGFALDRGSPVPLYHQLAQQLEAAIAHGSLAPGDLLGNEVDLSVRLGLSRPTVRQAIQSLVDKGLLVRRRGVGTQVVHRQVKRPLELSSLYDDLEAAGQGPTTRVVRNERVPAPADVAAALGIAEGAEVTVLERLRSTHGHPVAILCNHLPADLLDLDTARLEATGLYRMMRAVGITLHSAHQTVGARRATAEEGTRLDEQEGAALLTMQRTAYDDTGRAVEYGTHIYRASRYAFDFQLMVRS; the protein is encoded by the coding sequence ATGGCCAGGACCCGCGGCGCCGCCCGTGCCGGATCCGTCTCCGCGCTGGACCCGCTGGGCTTCGCCCTGGACCGGGGCAGTCCGGTGCCGCTGTACCACCAGCTCGCGCAGCAGCTGGAGGCGGCGATCGCCCACGGGTCGCTCGCCCCGGGCGACCTCCTGGGCAACGAGGTCGACCTGTCGGTGCGGCTGGGCCTGTCCCGGCCCACCGTCCGGCAGGCCATCCAGTCCCTGGTCGACAAGGGCCTCCTTGTCCGGCGGCGCGGGGTGGGCACACAGGTGGTCCACCGCCAGGTGAAACGCCCCCTGGAGCTGAGCAGCCTCTACGACGACCTGGAGGCGGCCGGGCAGGGCCCGACGACCCGGGTCGTCCGCAACGAGCGCGTCCCGGCCCCGGCCGACGTGGCCGCCGCCCTGGGCATCGCGGAGGGCGCCGAGGTCACGGTCCTGGAGCGACTGCGCAGCACGCACGGCCACCCCGTGGCGATCCTGTGCAACCACCTGCCGGCGGACCTGCTCGACCTGGACACGGCCCGCCTCGAGGCGACCGGCCTGTACCGGATGATGCGGGCGGTCGGCATCACCCTGCACAGCGCCCACCAGACGGTCGGCGCCCGCCGCGCCACCGCCGAGGAGGGCACCCGCCTCGACGAACAGGAGGGCGCGGCCCTGCTGACGATGCAGCGCACGGCGTACGACGACACGGGCCGGGCGGTGGAGTACGGCACGCACATCTACCGGGCTTCGCGGTACGCGTTCGACTTCCAGTTGATGGTCAGGAGCTGA
- a CDS encoding CoA-acylating methylmalonate-semialdehyde dehydrogenase: MTTLSHWIDGKPVESTSGRYGPVYNPATGAQEKQVGFATVAEVDAAVASARTAFESWGTSSLARRTAILFKYRELLDAHRDELARLITAEHGKVHSDALGEVARGMEIVELACGISVQLKGELSTQVSTRVDVASIRQPLGVVAGITPFNFPAMVPMWMFPLAIACGNTFVLKPSEKDPSASLLLARLASEAGLPEGVLNVVQGDKVAVDRLLEHPDVEAVSFVGSTPIARYIQLKAVEHGKRVQALGGAKNHMLVLPDADLDLAADQAINAAYGSAGERCMAVSVVVAVGGTGDELVAKIADRARNLRVGPGDDPASEMGPLITREHRDKVASYVASAAAQGAEVVVDGTGHTVEGHEDGFFLGVSLLDRVPLTADAYRDEIFGPVLCVVRAETYEEALKLINDSRWGNGTAIFTRDGGAARRFQLEVKAGMVGVNVPIPVPVGYHSFGGWKDSLFGDLHVYGNDGIAFYTQGKVITTRWPDPSDGGINLGFPSNS; encoded by the coding sequence CTGACGACCTTGTCCCACTGGATCGACGGCAAGCCCGTCGAGAGCACCTCCGGCCGCTACGGCCCCGTCTACAACCCGGCCACCGGCGCCCAGGAGAAGCAGGTCGGCTTCGCGACCGTGGCCGAGGTCGACGCGGCGGTCGCCTCGGCGCGGACGGCGTTCGAGAGCTGGGGCACGTCGTCCCTGGCCCGGCGCACCGCGATCCTGTTCAAGTACCGCGAGCTGCTGGACGCGCACCGCGACGAGCTGGCCCGGCTGATCACCGCCGAGCACGGCAAGGTGCACTCCGACGCGCTCGGCGAGGTCGCGCGCGGCATGGAGATCGTCGAGCTGGCCTGCGGGATCTCCGTGCAGCTCAAGGGCGAGCTGTCGACGCAGGTGTCGACCCGGGTGGACGTGGCCTCGATCCGGCAGCCGCTGGGCGTGGTCGCCGGCATCACGCCGTTCAACTTCCCGGCCATGGTGCCGATGTGGATGTTCCCGCTGGCGATCGCGTGCGGCAACACCTTCGTGCTGAAGCCGTCCGAGAAGGACCCGTCGGCGTCCCTGCTGCTGGCTCGGCTGGCCTCCGAGGCGGGGCTGCCGGAGGGTGTGCTGAACGTCGTGCAGGGCGACAAGGTGGCCGTGGACCGGCTGCTCGAGCACCCGGACGTCGAGGCGGTGTCGTTCGTCGGCTCGACGCCGATCGCGCGGTACATCCAGCTGAAGGCCGTCGAGCACGGCAAGCGGGTGCAGGCCCTCGGCGGCGCCAAGAACCACATGCTGGTGCTGCCCGACGCCGATCTGGACCTCGCGGCCGACCAGGCGATCAACGCCGCGTACGGCTCGGCGGGCGAGCGCTGCATGGCGGTGTCGGTCGTGGTCGCGGTCGGCGGCACGGGGGACGAGCTGGTCGCGAAGATCGCCGACCGCGCCCGGAACCTGCGTGTCGGCCCCGGTGACGACCCGGCCTCCGAGATGGGCCCGCTGATCACCCGTGAGCACCGCGACAAGGTGGCGTCGTACGTGGCGTCGGCCGCCGCGCAGGGCGCCGAGGTCGTCGTGGACGGCACCGGCCACACGGTCGAGGGCCACGAGGACGGCTTCTTCCTCGGCGTCTCGCTGCTGGACCGGGTGCCGCTGACGGCGGACGCGTACCGGGACGAGATCTTCGGCCCGGTGCTGTGCGTGGTGCGCGCGGAGACGTACGAGGAGGCTCTGAAGCTCATCAACGACTCCCGCTGGGGCAACGGGACCGCGATCTTCACCCGTGACGGCGGCGCCGCCCGCCGCTTCCAGCTGGAGGTGAAGGCGGGCATGGTCGGCGTGAACGTCCCGATCCCGGTGCCCGTCGGCTACCACTCCTTCGGCGGCTGGAAGGACTCCCTCTTCGGCGACCTGCACGTGTACGGCAACGACGGGATCGCCTTCTACACCCAGGGAAAGGTGATCACCACGCGCTGGCCGGACCCGTCCGACGGCGGCATCAACCTCGGTTTCCCCAGCAACTCGTAA
- the iolD gene encoding 3D-(3,5/4)-trihydroxycyclohexane-1,2-dione acylhydrolase (decyclizing) produces MSSSTVRLTVAQALVRFLSVQYTERDGVRHRLIAGTWGIFGHGNVAGVGQALLEAGEEAMPYHQGRNEQSMVHAAVGHARQRNRLSAQAVTTSIGPGATNLVTGAALATINRLPVLLLPGDYFASHAPDPLLQQLEHPVEADVSVNDTLRPVSRYFDRITRPEALIPSALHAMRVLADPAETGAVTLALPQDVQAEAYDWPLEFLAERVWPVRRPAPDPAELAAAVEAIRSARRPLLVAGGGVHHSEAEDTLRAFVEATGVPVASTQAGKGSLRFDHPADLGGIGHTGTSASDDLARTADLVIGVGTRYTDFTTASGTLFQNPDVRFLNLNITGFDAHKLSARTLVCDARSGLTLLTEALAGHRVDAAYEAEYGAGRERWDAVVEAAYLADDDTAVPTQTQVLGALDAVVGDDDVVINAAGSLPGDLHKLWRARSPRQYHLEYGYSCMGYEIPAAIGVQQAAPDTPVWALVGDGTYLMMPTEIVTAVQEGLPVNVVLLQNHGYASIGGLSAETGGERFGTAYRYRAADGSFTGAPLPVDLAANAASLGMEVLRAKTVGELREALAAARASDRPTCVYVETDTTRATSPGAEAWWDVPVAEVAGREAAVEARERYDRQVTARRHHL; encoded by the coding sequence ATGAGCTCATCCACCGTCCGACTGACCGTCGCCCAGGCGCTGGTGCGGTTCCTGTCCGTTCAGTACACCGAGCGCGACGGTGTCCGGCACCGGCTGATCGCCGGCACCTGGGGCATCTTCGGGCACGGCAACGTGGCCGGCGTGGGCCAGGCGCTGCTGGAGGCGGGCGAGGAGGCCATGCCGTACCACCAGGGACGCAACGAGCAGTCCATGGTGCACGCGGCCGTCGGCCACGCCCGCCAGCGCAACCGGCTCTCCGCACAGGCGGTGACGACGTCGATCGGCCCCGGCGCCACCAACCTGGTCACCGGCGCGGCCCTCGCCACCATCAACCGCCTGCCGGTCCTGCTGCTGCCCGGCGACTACTTCGCCTCGCACGCCCCGGACCCGCTGCTCCAGCAGCTGGAGCACCCCGTCGAGGCGGACGTGTCGGTCAACGACACACTGCGCCCGGTCTCCCGCTACTTCGACCGGATCACCCGCCCCGAGGCCCTGATCCCGTCCGCGCTGCACGCCATGCGGGTGCTCGCCGACCCCGCCGAGACCGGCGCGGTGACGCTGGCCCTCCCCCAGGACGTCCAGGCGGAGGCGTACGACTGGCCGCTCGAGTTCCTCGCCGAGCGTGTCTGGCCCGTACGGCGTCCCGCGCCGGACCCGGCCGAGCTGGCGGCGGCCGTCGAGGCGATCCGCTCCGCGCGGCGCCCGCTGCTCGTCGCGGGCGGCGGCGTGCACCACAGCGAGGCCGAGGACACGCTGCGGGCGTTCGTGGAGGCGACCGGCGTCCCCGTGGCCTCCACACAGGCCGGCAAGGGCTCGCTGCGCTTCGACCACCCCGCCGACCTCGGCGGCATCGGCCACACCGGCACCTCGGCCAGCGACGACCTGGCCCGCACCGCGGACCTGGTGATCGGCGTCGGCACCCGGTACACCGACTTCACGACGGCGTCCGGCACGCTCTTCCAGAACCCGGACGTACGGTTCCTGAACCTCAACATCACCGGCTTCGACGCGCACAAGCTGTCCGCGCGGACGCTGGTCTGCGACGCCCGCTCCGGGCTCACCCTTCTCACCGAGGCGCTCGCCGGGCACCGCGTGGACGCCGCGTACGAGGCCGAGTACGGGGCCGGCCGGGAGCGCTGGGACGCGGTCGTCGAGGCCGCCTACCTCGCCGACGACGACACGGCCGTGCCGACACAGACCCAGGTGCTGGGCGCGCTCGACGCGGTCGTCGGCGACGACGACGTGGTGATCAACGCGGCCGGTTCGCTCCCCGGCGACCTGCACAAGCTGTGGCGCGCCCGCTCGCCGCGCCAGTACCACCTGGAGTACGGCTACTCCTGCATGGGCTACGAGATCCCGGCCGCGATCGGCGTCCAGCAGGCGGCGCCGGACACCCCGGTGTGGGCGCTGGTCGGCGACGGCACGTACCTGATGATGCCGACGGAGATCGTGACCGCGGTGCAGGAGGGCCTGCCGGTCAACGTCGTCCTCCTCCAGAACCACGGCTACGCCTCCATCGGCGGTCTGTCGGCCGAGACCGGCGGCGAACGGTTCGGCACCGCCTACCGCTACCGGGCGGCCGACGGCAGCTTCACCGGCGCCCCGCTGCCCGTGGACCTCGCCGCGAACGCGGCCAGCCTCGGCATGGAGGTGCTGCGCGCCAAGACCGTGGGCGAGCTGCGCGAGGCGCTGGCCGCGGCCCGCGCCTCGGACCGGCCGACCTGCGTGTACGTCGAGACGGACACCACCCGGGCGACCTCGCCGGGCGCCGAGGCGTGGTGGGACGTGCCCGTCGCCGAGGTCGCCGGACGCGAGGCCGCCGTCGAGGCCCGCGAGCGCTACGACCGGCAGGTCACGGCCCGCCGCCACCACCTCTGA